The genomic DNA GAGTTTAGTCGTAGCGGATATGAATCAAGGAAAAAAGTATTCTTGATCCAGGAAGCAGAAAAAATGAATGCGAGTGCGGCCAATAGTTTATTGAAATTTTTAGAAGAACCACCTGGTGATTTTCTAGCGATTTTAGAAACGGAAGCCATTGGTCGGATCTTACCTACGATCCAATCTCGTTGTCAAACCTTGCATTTCCAAGAATTGTCAAAGGATTCATTGATTCAAAAATTACAAGATCAGCAAATTTCTGCGGAAAAAGCAAAACTTTTGTCATTCTTGACAAACAGTTTAGGAAAAGCAGTTGAAATCTCAGAAGATGAATGGTTTAATGAGGCTAAGGACTTGATTTATCAATGGTTTGTCTACTTGGATAAAAGAGATACACAAGCCTTTATCTATGTCCAAAAACGATTGGTGAAAGTATTTAAAGAAAAAAATCAACAATTTACTGGTTTTTCAATTTTAATGTATTATTATCAGGAAGCTCAAAAACAGGCGATAACATCTGGGGAGTATGGTAAAGTCAAACGGCTGAATCAAACGATTGAACGTCTTTTGTTAGCAGAACAAAAACTACGTAGCAATGTGAGTTTTCAAGCCGTCGCTGAGCAATTTGTATTACAAACGATTTTTTGATTTGTCAATTTATATTTTGCGTAATCAAGGAGGCCACAAATGGTAGAAGTAGTAGGTGTCCGTTATAGAGATGCTGGTCATGTCTATTATTTTACACCCGGAGATTCAGAATATGCATACAATGATAAAGTGTTAGTCGAGTCTCAGCAAACTTTACATATCGCAACGGTTGCTATTCCCAAAAGAGATATTGATCTGGAAGATTTACCTGAAACCATCAATCCCATTTTGCATAAAGCAACAACTGCTGAGCTTAAAAAAAGCAACAAAAATGAAGAAGATGCAAAAAAAGCTTTTTTGATTGCGAAAGAAAAAATTAGAGATCGAAAACTAGAAATGAAAATCGTCCAAGTTGAATATACTTTTGATCGAAGCAAATTGACTTTTTATTTTGCGGCAGATGGACGTATTGATTTTCGTGAATTAGTGAAAGATTTGGCGGCCGTTTTTCGTACAAGGATCGAATTGAAACAAATCGGTGTTCGGGATGAGGCGAAGATGATCGGAAGTATCGGGCCTTGTGGGCGACCACTCTGTTGTTCTTCTTTCTTAGGAGATTTTGTGCCTGTTTCGATCAAAATGGCAAAAGAACAAGGATTATCACTGAACCCAACTAAAATTTCTGGCTTGTGTGGTCGCTTGATGTGCTGTCTACAGTATGAAAGTGAAGCATATGAAGCCGCAAAAAAAGAACTCCCTGACTTTGGGAAAACACTTGAAACTCCTGATGGTAAAGGGAAAGTCGTAGGATTGAATCTGCTTAGTCGCTTAGTTAGTGTGCGACTGAACGGACGGGAGAATCCTGTTGAATATGAATGGGATGAACTAAAAAATTTCATCCAAGTAGGTGAGATGAATGGATAAGAGATCATTATATGATGGGTTGAACCAATTGGAGTCAGAGTTACGAAATACATTGACTGAATTAGTAGAGATGAAACATGCACTGCATGAGATCGTTGAGAAAAATACCACCTTAGAGATGGAAAATCAACGACTACGCGAACATCTTCGTGAATTGAACCAAGTGGCGCAAGCTCCAGCTGAAAATGCCAAACAGGAACTATCAAAATCCCGAATGAATCTTGAAAAGATTTATGAAGAAGGATTTCATGTTTGTTATGATTTGTATGGTTCAAGACGTGAAAATGATGAACCTTGTGCGTTCTGTTTAGAAGTGATCTATCGAGAAAGTGGACGCTAAATCAAAGGATCTAGTGGCTTCTATCACGGTCAACGAATACCGCAAAGCATTCTTGTTTTGCGGTATTCGTCGTTGAACTACCAGGATAAATTTTTTAATTAGAGTAGCTTCCTTTACTCTGTTTGAGAAGGAGAATCATATGTATAACCAAAAGAGCTTTAAAGGAAATCACGTGTTTGGCACACTTTACCTCGTTCCAACACCGATCGGAAATTTGGAGGATATGACTGTTCGCAGTGTGCGCACATTACAAGAAGCGGATTTGATCGCAAGTGAGGATACACGCAATACACAAAAGCTATTGAATCATTTCGAGATCCAAACTGCCCAAAAAAGTTTACACGAACATAATTATAAAGAACGTATTCCTCAATTGATCGACTGGCTAAAAGAAGGAAAATCGATAGCACAAGTGAGTGATGCAGGCATGCCATCTATCAGTGATCCTGGACATGAGCTTGTCGTTGCTTGTATCAAGGAAGATATTCCAGTCGTTGCATTGCCAGGACCTACCGCAGGAATGACTGCATTGATTGCTTCAGGTCTCGTACCGCAGCCATTTTTATTTCATGGTTTTTTACCTAGAAAGAAAAAAGAACAAAAAACAATGTTGGAATCGTTGCGCAATCAAACAGCAACATTGATTTTTTATGAATCACCTTATCGCGTGGCTGCAACGTTGATTAATATGTTAGAAGTGTTCGGTAATCGTCAAGTTGTGCTTTGTCGAGAATTGACGAAGATCCATGAAGAATATTTACGCGGAGACATTGAAGAATTACTTGCTTATTTAGAAAAACAGCCGATCAAGGGAGAATGCTGTTTACTTGTTGAGGGAAGCAACGAAGAGGTCGTACCAAGTGAACAATTTCAAGGTACGTTAAAAGAACAGGTACAACAATTGATTGAGCAAGGAGAAAAAACTAACGTGGCAATCAAAACGATTGCAGTCAAAAACGGAATAAAAAAACAAGAAGTTTATCGTCAGTTCCATGAATTGGATGATTAACTTTTCATGAAAAAAATCGTTCAGAAGATTGCTGTGGTGAACAGTCTTTTGAACGATTTTTTTCTTAGAATCAATTAAGCACGAGGTACAGCTTCTTTAAAAAACTAACCTCCTAACTTGAAAGGGAACAAAAGTTCGTGTATAATGATAGTGGGGTGAGTCTGATGGAATTACAGTTTCCTTTACATAATGATACGTCAAGAAAAATCATCCATATCGATATGGATGCCTTTTTTGCATCCGTTGAAGAACGAGATCACCCTGAACTTCGTGGTAAACCCTTAGTGATCGCCAGACATCCGAGTGATACTGGCGGGCGTGGGGTAGTGACAACAGCTAACTATGAAGCACGTAAGTTCGGTATTCATTCAGCAATGAGTGCCCAAAAAGCCTATGAACTTTGTCCAGAAGCGATTTTCAAACCGGGAGACCACCAAAAATATAGTGCGATATCAAAAGAAGTCAGGGAGATTTTTTATCGCTATACAGACTTAGTCGAACCTGTTAGTATTGATGAAGCTTATTTAGACGTCACGAATAATAAAATCAATTGTAAATCAGCGATCAAGATCGCCCGCATGATCCAACTTGATATTTGGCAAACGGTGCATCTGACTTGTTCGGCTGGTGTCAGCTATAATAAATTTTTAGCGAAACTTGCATCAGATTTTCAAAAACCTAAAGGAATGACGGTCGTCACCCCCGAAGAAGCAGTCGATTTCTTAAAAGCATTATCAATCGAAAAATTTCATGGTGTCGGCAAGAAAACTGTTCCTAAAATGCATGAATTAGGTATTTTTACAGGAGAAGATCTGTATAAATGCAGTGAAATGATGTTGATCCAACAGTTTGGTAAAATGGGGTATTCGTTGTATCGAAAAGTACGAGGTATCCATGATTCGCCGGTCAATGTCACCCGCGAGCGTAAGTCAGTCGGAAAAGAGCATACGTATGGACAACCACTAAGAACAGAAGAAGAAGTTTTAGGTCAATTACGTCAGCTAGCTGAGAAAGTAGAAGAGTCTCTCCGACGTGTTCAGAAACATGGAAAAACAGTTGTCTTGAAGGTCCGTTATACCGATTATTCTACAGTAACGAAGCGAGTGACATTACCAGAATATGTTTATAAAAAAGAAGCGCTGTTTTATCAAGCGAGTCTGATATGGGAAGAGATTTTAGGGATAGAGAAAGGGATTCGTTTATTAGGTATCACACTGACGAATTTAGATCCGATGACTTATGAGAATATTGTGTTGCCTTTGTGGGAAACGCAAGCGATAGAATCAGAAATAGAATAAAGAATGCTCCATCTTAGACTTTGAGACAAAAGCGAAATTCACTTCTGTCTTGGCCTTTTAGATGGAGCATTCTTTATTGTGTTCAATCAAAACTGAGTATAGTTAAATCAGTTCTTGTTTTTTTATTTGTTCATATGTTTGCGTAGCATCTGTACATTTTTCCCAGATGACGACTTGTTTTTCAGCAAGCGATCGTTGCACGTCAATGATGCGCTGATTACTACTTCCACGAAATTGTAATTTGAAATCTCTTTTTGACCATTCAAAACGGCCATCAACAAGAATATCGATTTTCGAGAGCAGTTCTAGTTTATCTTCCGAATCTTGTAATAATTCATCGAAGGTATAACCGGTCCAAGACCAGATGTCTTTGCTGTGACCAAATTCTTGCCGGATTCGATCGACTACACGTAGGCAAACATTCGTATTCAAAAAAGGTTCACCGCCTAAGAGTGTCAATCCTTGGACGTAATCATTGCGTAGATCAGCCATGATTTGTTCTTCCAGTTCAGCAGTGAATGGTTTGCCGTAACGGAAATTCTGAGCGGCTTTGTTAAAACAACCTTCACAGGCAAATAAACAGCCACTTACATATAAGCTATTACGAACACCTTCACCATCCACAAAGTTGAACGGTTTATAATCGGCAATATAGTCATGACTATAATCTTGAGCCAGCCATTCTTTAGGTTTAGGATTTCTCATAGTAAAACTTCTTTCATTATAAAATGGTATCCGTTATAAAAAATTCTTGAAGGTCGTAGGAGACATAAGAAAATAGCCAGAAGAAGGGGTGCTATCTCTCGTATGACTTGGAGTTGGACGCTTTTCTTACAACCTTATCTACAGTGTTCGAAAGCCAACTCCTACGATAATAAGTCAAAAGATGAAAAAATATAGAAAACTATTTTCCCATCTTCTGTCTTATTACTTGGAGCTGAACGACTTTCTCACAACCTTATCTACGGTGTTCGAAAAGCTGACCTTCAACATTAAGCTGAAAAATCAAAAAATATGAGAAGCTATTTTCTGATTTCCCATCTTACTGCTCAGGTCAGGACGCTTTTCTCACAACCTTACTTCATATGTTTCACGCGTGATGAGATTTCTTTGTGTCTGCCGTGGACCATTGGGCGGGCTTGTGGGTTTCCTAGATAGCCGCATGTTCGTTTGACTACGTCACATGATTTTGGATCGTGATTGCCGCATTCTGGGCATTCAAAGCCACGTTCAGTTGGTTGGAAATCTCCTTCAAAACCACATTGGTAGCAATGATCGATCGGCGTATTGGTTCCTAAATAGCCTACTTTGTCATAGGCAAAGTCCCAAACAGCTTCTAATGCCTTAGGGTTTTGTTGCAAGACTGGATATTCACAGTAATGGATAAAGCCACCAGAACAGTATTTTGGATAGTCTTTTTCAAATTCAAGTTTTTCAAATGGCGTTGGATTTTTACGCACATCATAGTGGAAACTATTAGTGTAATATTCTTTATCTGTGATATTTTCAACGATACCGAATTTCTCTGTATCTAAACGACAAAAACGATCAGTCAAGCTTTCACTTGGCGTGGAGTATACGCTGAAGTGATAGCCATATTCATTCCCCCAAGCGTCTGCATTGGCTTTTAGTTTTTTCACGATATCCAGAGTGAAGTCTTTAGCTTCAGCATTATTTTCCCACTCACCGCCAAAGAAAGAAGCAGCGACTTCATAAAGTCCAATGTAGCCTAATGAAACAGTTGCTCGACGATTTTTAAATAATTCGTCTACGGCGTCTGTACGAGATAGTCGTTTACCGAAGGCACCATACATATAAAGGATCGGTGCATTTGCAGGAATCGCTTCTTTACAACGTTCGACACGATAAACTAATGCATCTTTCATGATCGACAAGCGATCTGAAAGTAATTGCCAGAATTTTTCTTGGTCACCATCTGCTTCCATGGCGATCCGTGGCAAGTTCAATGTAACCACACCTAGATTCATTCTTCCGACATTCACTTCTTCACCGTTCTCGTCTTTCCAACCTTGTAAGAAGGAGCGACAGCCCATTGGTACTTTGAAGCTTCCTGTCAATTCAACGATCTTGTCATAGTTTAGAATATCTGGATACATTCTTTTTGTGGCACATTCTAATGCTAATTGTTTGATGTCGTAGTTTGGATCAGTGGGTTTCAGATTGATTCCGTCTTTTAGTGTAAATATCAATTTAGGGAAGATTGCTGTCCGTTTTTCACTTCCTAATCCATTGATCCGGATTTGTAAAATCGCTTTTTGGATTTCTCGTTCAAACCAATTTTTACCTAGACCGAAGCCAAGTGAAGTAAAAGGCGTTTGTCCGTTGGAAGTGAAAAGTGTATTGATCTCATATTCTAAACTTTGCATGGCATCAAAAATATCTTTTTTTGTTTTGGCTTTTGCATAGGCTTCTTGACGTTCGGGTGTGTCGATCCATTCTTTGGCATCAATTAAATGCTTTTTGTAATTTAATTGTGCAAAAGGAGCAAGCAATTCATCTGTACGATCGGCAGAACATCCGCCATATTGGCTAGATGCAACATTGGCAATGATCTGTGAGATCTGTGCCGTTGCTGTTTGGATCGATTTTGGTGATTCGACTTCTGCATTCCCAATTTTAAATCCGTTGTTCAACATACCTTTGAAGTCGATCAAACAGCAATTTGTCATTGGTGTATACGGATGATAATCGAGATCATGATAATGGATATCGCCTTTTTGATGTGCGTTGGCAATATGCGGTGGGAGTAATTTTAGCCCAATCGATTTCCCAACGATCCCAGCAGTCAAGTCACGCTGTGTATTGAACACATTACTATCCTTGTTCGCATTTTCATTGACAACACTTTGGTCTTTATTGATCAGTTTCTCAATCGAAAAGTTGATGTCTGTTGCCTTACTACGAGCAAAATCACGTTTTGTTCGATAGTGGATATATTCTTCTGCTAAGGCATATTCGTTTTTTTCTAACAAAATATGTTCAACGATATTTTGGATCTCATAGATTTTTACGTTATTTGCGAAGCGATCTTTGATTTCTTTGATCACAAGTTCTGCGATTGATTGGATCTTTTCGTACGTAATAGGAGATAAGGAACCGTGAATTTTCTTTTCTGCTTTGATCAGTGCGGCATTTATTTTCTGTTCATCAAATGGTACCTCGCGTCCGTCGCGTTTGATGACAGTCATTTTTTTAGTTTCAGGCTGTTTTTCTAGTACAGCCATTTCTTGATCTGTTCGTTTCATTTTCTTCAGCTCCTACAAAAATAGTTCTTGTCTATCATAAAACAAATTGAAGAAAGGAGCAACTAATTATCTGCTACATATAGTGTTTTATCGCTGTATAATTGAATGAGTATACTATATATGGTGTATATTATCTTGTGAAAAAAAGTGAAAACGTATGGTATCAGCTTTTGGAAAATACGAATTATTTTTTTTTGAATAAAA from Enterococcus mundtii includes the following:
- the holB gene encoding DNA polymerase III subunit delta', with the translated sequence MAQENILAQMQPLVYQQLQRSFEHGRLAHAYLFEGEKGTGKHEVGIWLAQHLYCTKMNNQQPCGRCNNCQRIQNQEHPDVLVLAPDGQSIKVDQIRRLQTEFSRSGYESRKKVFLIQEAEKMNASAANSLLKFLEEPPGDFLAILETEAIGRILPTIQSRCQTLHFQELSKDSLIQKLQDQQISAEKAKLLSFLTNSLGKAVEISEDEWFNEAKDLIYQWFVYLDKRDTQAFIYVQKRLVKVFKEKNQQFTGFSILMYYYQEAQKQAITSGEYGKVKRLNQTIERLLLAEQKLRSNVSFQAVAEQFVLQTIF
- a CDS encoding PSP1 domain-containing protein, whose product is MVEVVGVRYRDAGHVYYFTPGDSEYAYNDKVLVESQQTLHIATVAIPKRDIDLEDLPETINPILHKATTAELKKSNKNEEDAKKAFLIAKEKIRDRKLEMKIVQVEYTFDRSKLTFYFAADGRIDFRELVKDLAAVFRTRIELKQIGVRDEAKMIGSIGPCGRPLCCSSFLGDFVPVSIKMAKEQGLSLNPTKISGLCGRLMCCLQYESEAYEAAKKELPDFGKTLETPDGKGKVVGLNLLSRLVSVRLNGRENPVEYEWDELKNFIQVGEMNG
- a CDS encoding DNA replication initiation control protein YabA, whose protein sequence is MDKRSLYDGLNQLESELRNTLTELVEMKHALHEIVEKNTTLEMENQRLREHLRELNQVAQAPAENAKQELSKSRMNLEKIYEEGFHVCYDLYGSRRENDEPCAFCLEVIYRESGR
- the rsmI gene encoding 16S rRNA (cytidine(1402)-2'-O)-methyltransferase, with the translated sequence MYNQKSFKGNHVFGTLYLVPTPIGNLEDMTVRSVRTLQEADLIASEDTRNTQKLLNHFEIQTAQKSLHEHNYKERIPQLIDWLKEGKSIAQVSDAGMPSISDPGHELVVACIKEDIPVVALPGPTAGMTALIASGLVPQPFLFHGFLPRKKKEQKTMLESLRNQTATLIFYESPYRVAATLINMLEVFGNRQVVLCRELTKIHEEYLRGDIEELLAYLEKQPIKGECCLLVEGSNEEVVPSEQFQGTLKEQVQQLIEQGEKTNVAIKTIAVKNGIKKQEVYRQFHELDD
- the dinB gene encoding DNA polymerase IV, with protein sequence MMELQFPLHNDTSRKIIHIDMDAFFASVEERDHPELRGKPLVIARHPSDTGGRGVVTTANYEARKFGIHSAMSAQKAYELCPEAIFKPGDHQKYSAISKEVREIFYRYTDLVEPVSIDEAYLDVTNNKINCKSAIKIARMIQLDIWQTVHLTCSAGVSYNKFLAKLASDFQKPKGMTVVTPEEAVDFLKALSIEKFHGVGKKTVPKMHELGIFTGEDLYKCSEMMLIQQFGKMGYSLYRKVRGIHDSPVNVTRERKSVGKEHTYGQPLRTEEEVLGQLRQLAEKVEESLRRVQKHGKTVVLKVRYTDYSTVTKRVTLPEYVYKKEALFYQASLIWEEILGIEKGIRLLGITLTNLDPMTYENIVLPLWETQAIESEIE
- the nrdG gene encoding anaerobic ribonucleoside-triphosphate reductase activating protein, with amino-acid sequence MRNPKPKEWLAQDYSHDYIADYKPFNFVDGEGVRNSLYVSGCLFACEGCFNKAAQNFRYGKPFTAELEEQIMADLRNDYVQGLTLLGGEPFLNTNVCLRVVDRIRQEFGHSKDIWSWTGYTFDELLQDSEDKLELLSKIDILVDGRFEWSKRDFKLQFRGSSNQRIIDVQRSLAEKQVVIWEKCTDATQTYEQIKKQELI
- the nrdD gene encoding anaerobic ribonucleoside-triphosphate reductase, encoding MKRTDQEMAVLEKQPETKKMTVIKRDGREVPFDEQKINAALIKAEKKIHGSLSPITYEKIQSIAELVIKEIKDRFANNVKIYEIQNIVEHILLEKNEYALAEEYIHYRTKRDFARSKATDINFSIEKLINKDQSVVNENANKDSNVFNTQRDLTAGIVGKSIGLKLLPPHIANAHQKGDIHYHDLDYHPYTPMTNCCLIDFKGMLNNGFKIGNAEVESPKSIQTATAQISQIIANVASSQYGGCSADRTDELLAPFAQLNYKKHLIDAKEWIDTPERQEAYAKAKTKKDIFDAMQSLEYEINTLFTSNGQTPFTSLGFGLGKNWFEREIQKAILQIRINGLGSEKRTAIFPKLIFTLKDGINLKPTDPNYDIKQLALECATKRMYPDILNYDKIVELTGSFKVPMGCRSFLQGWKDENGEEVNVGRMNLGVVTLNLPRIAMEADGDQEKFWQLLSDRLSIMKDALVYRVERCKEAIPANAPILYMYGAFGKRLSRTDAVDELFKNRRATVSLGYIGLYEVAASFFGGEWENNAEAKDFTLDIVKKLKANADAWGNEYGYHFSVYSTPSESLTDRFCRLDTEKFGIVENITDKEYYTNSFHYDVRKNPTPFEKLEFEKDYPKYCSGGFIHYCEYPVLQQNPKALEAVWDFAYDKVGYLGTNTPIDHCYQCGFEGDFQPTERGFECPECGNHDPKSCDVVKRTCGYLGNPQARPMVHGRHKEISSRVKHMK